One window from the genome of Pedobacter schmidteae encodes:
- a CDS encoding Crp/Fnr family transcriptional regulator, giving the protein MIKQKFINYLDRRRSLSPVLKVALEKDESLRRQVLKKGTSLLLPKMEVAEMHYLASGMCKAFWLDENNEEQIYQIWVEDSMVNLWEPFFAEERNTLVYLVLMEDSELLTISKAQLDMICLLHTEMLEVLHRERAEQSENRNLQVQILMRKEGDRYELFEEQFPWLKQRLTEKDLCSFLAIGKTTLFTSRRLQLYKRHRKQ; this is encoded by the coding sequence ATGATAAAGCAGAAATTTATAAACTACCTGGATAGGAGGCGTTCGTTAAGTCCGGTACTAAAGGTTGCGTTAGAAAAAGACGAAAGCTTGCGGCGGCAGGTGCTAAAAAAAGGAACCAGCCTGTTGCTGCCCAAAATGGAAGTTGCGGAAATGCATTACCTGGCCAGCGGTATGTGCAAAGCTTTTTGGCTGGATGAAAACAATGAGGAACAAATTTATCAGATATGGGTGGAAGACAGTATGGTAAACCTATGGGAGCCTTTTTTTGCAGAGGAACGCAATACTTTGGTTTATCTGGTATTAATGGAGGACAGCGAATTGCTAACGATAAGCAAGGCACAGCTGGATATGATCTGTTTGCTGCATACTGAAATGCTGGAGGTGTTGCACCGGGAGCGTGCTGAGCAAAGCGAAAACCGTAACCTACAGGTGCAGATACTGATGAGAAAAGAGGGTGACCGATATGAGTTGTTTGAAGAACAGTTTCCCTGGTTGAAGCAGCGCCTGACAGAAAAAGACCTCTGCTCGTTTTTAGCGATCGGGAAAACTACGCTGTTTACCAGCAGGCGTTTGCAGCTGTATAAAAGGCACAGAAAGCAATGA
- a CDS encoding MauE/DoxX family redox-associated membrane protein, protein MKNKNVVALICCLFILLFMYAAASKLMEFDKFKIQIGQSPLLTDYAAILVWLVPVVEIVIVGLLAFERTKLAGLWASFVLMVGFSVYIYLIMNFADHIPCSCGGILEKMSWGQHLVFNLVFVGVAVMALVMYRKAKQPEI, encoded by the coding sequence ATGAAGAATAAAAATGTAGTGGCGTTGATTTGCTGTTTGTTTATCCTACTGTTTATGTATGCAGCGGCAAGCAAGCTAATGGAGTTTGACAAGTTTAAAATCCAAATTGGGCAGTCGCCATTGTTGACGGATTATGCAGCTATACTGGTTTGGCTGGTGCCAGTTGTAGAAATTGTAATTGTAGGTTTGCTGGCTTTTGAACGCACGAAGTTGGCCGGGCTTTGGGCCTCGTTTGTATTGATGGTAGGGTTTAGCGTCTACATCTATCTGATTATGAATTTTGCAGATCATATCCCTTGCTCGTGCGGGGGAATTTTAGAGAAAATGAGCTGGGGACAGCATTTGGTTTTTAACCTGGTGTTTGTTGGGGTGGCAGTTATGGCTCTCGTCATGTATAGGAAAGCGAAGCAGCCGGAAATCTAA
- a CDS encoding redoxin domain-containing protein, whose protein sequence is MKILATLIIITALFFSTKAQTNIAYNNCELKPIAIGEKVPEQIWNKALPIVNSPTMHSHIKLSDYGNKLIILDLWATNCHPCIESLALLDSLNRVFKDEIVVIPVLMHDRIERADPFMKKKGYKWPCVVGDTTIGTHMMKDYSFIWGCIWIKDGKLLGAPLKKYLTAENIRKALKGEAVGFMNRTPNRQKMEKQ, encoded by the coding sequence ATGAAAATTCTAGCAACACTAATTATCATTACTGCACTTTTCTTTAGTACTAAAGCACAAACCAACATAGCTTACAACAATTGTGAATTGAAACCTATTGCCATAGGTGAAAAAGTACCAGAACAAATCTGGAACAAAGCCCTGCCCATTGTGAACAGCCCAACTATGCACAGCCATATAAAACTAAGCGATTATGGAAACAAGTTGATCATTTTAGATCTTTGGGCAACAAATTGTCACCCCTGCATAGAGAGTCTGGCATTACTTGATTCCCTGAATAGGGTCTTTAAAGATGAAATAGTGGTTATTCCTGTGCTTATGCACGACAGAATTGAAAGGGCCGATCCCTTTATGAAGAAAAAAGGCTACAAATGGCCTTGCGTAGTTGGCGATACAACGATAGGCACACACATGATGAAAGACTATTCTTTTATATGGGGTTGCATCTGGATTAAAGACGGAAAATTATTGGGCGCACCACTAAAAAAATATTTAACCGCCGAAAACATTCGTAAAGCGCTCAAAGGAGAAGCAGTCGGCTTTATGAACCGTACGCCTAACCGACAGAAAATGGAAAAACAATAG
- a CDS encoding RagB/SusD family nutrient uptake outer membrane protein codes for MKTKYLIYLAIGLCFLTACKEEFLELKQDKSLVIPTTLKDYQGLIDNTAVMNTPSAHTLGIIGSDEYVLSDAIYNALPQPWNKTVYRWDKDPYPNIEVDDWNYSYWHILYANTALAGAEKLKDNTDLQALSNLKGCALFHRAINFYQLAQTFCKPFTANAENEPGIPLRLEEDINLTIGRGTLQQTYNQIINDLEQAAGLLPENAVVKFRPGKPAAYAMLAKTFLQMDDYNKALEYANAYLSLKPALLDFNTVDLTPRYPFTDFNTNVEVVFVTGPQNNPVTGTTRINVLPALLNSYATNDLRKQAYFFNNTDGRVIFKGSYRASGGFFTGIATDEIYLIRAECYARTKQAEKALQDLNTLRKNRYQKAGYTDITETNTNEILRLIITERRKELPFRGTRWEDLRRLNKESEFAITLTRTVSGITYNLPPNDNHYTWPIPDKEITLSNLTQNLR; via the coding sequence ATGAAAACAAAATATCTAATCTATCTCGCAATTGGCCTTTGCTTCCTGACAGCCTGCAAGGAAGAGTTCCTTGAACTGAAACAAGACAAAAGTTTGGTTATTCCTACAACCCTAAAAGACTACCAGGGCTTAATAGACAATACAGCTGTTATGAATACCCCTTCTGCCCATACCCTGGGAATTATAGGATCGGATGAATATGTGTTAAGTGATGCCATTTATAATGCCTTGCCTCAGCCCTGGAACAAAACTGTCTACAGATGGGACAAGGATCCTTATCCAAACATCGAGGTGGACGACTGGAATTATAGCTACTGGCATATCCTTTATGCCAACACAGCTTTAGCTGGTGCCGAAAAATTAAAAGACAATACAGATCTGCAGGCACTGAGTAACCTTAAAGGTTGCGCACTCTTCCATCGCGCCATCAACTTTTACCAGCTGGCCCAAACATTTTGTAAACCCTTTACGGCAAACGCAGAGAATGAGCCGGGCATTCCGTTAAGGCTGGAAGAAGACATTAACCTAACCATAGGTCGAGGCACCTTACAGCAAACCTATAACCAGATCATCAACGATTTGGAGCAGGCTGCAGGACTGCTACCGGAAAATGCCGTAGTAAAATTCCGGCCAGGAAAACCCGCAGCTTATGCCATGCTGGCCAAAACCTTTTTGCAAATGGATGACTACAACAAAGCCCTCGAATACGCCAATGCTTATCTGTCCCTAAAACCAGCCTTGCTGGATTTCAATACAGTTGATCTTACGCCACGCTATCCCTTTACAGATTTTAACACCAATGTAGAAGTTGTATTTGTAACAGGTCCACAAAACAATCCTGTTACCGGAACCACCCGTATTAATGTATTACCCGCTTTATTGAATAGCTATGCGACCAACGATCTCCGCAAGCAGGCTTATTTCTTTAACAATACCGATGGGCGGGTAATATTTAAAGGCTCTTATCGGGCCAGTGGCGGATTTTTTACCGGGATCGCTACAGATGAGATTTACCTGATCAGGGCAGAGTGTTATGCACGCACAAAACAAGCTGAAAAAGCCCTACAGGATTTAAATACCTTAAGAAAAAACAGGTATCAAAAAGCTGGTTACACAGATATAACCGAAACTAACACAAATGAAATATTAAGACTGATCATCACAGAACGCCGCAAAGAATTGCCCTTCCGTGGTACCCGCTGGGAAGATCTCCGCAGGCTTAACAAGGAGTCAGAGTTTGCCATAACCTTAACCCGCACCGTCAGCGGTATTACTTATAACCTGCCACCAAACGACAACCACTATACCTGGCCTATACCCGATAAAGAAATTACATTAAGCAACTTAACCCAAAACCTACGCTAA